From bacterium:
GGAACAGTCACCTCTCCGCCTTGCGTAAGGAAGGTGAAGGCCACCCATGCGGAGAGAAAAGCCACCACCACCATGCCCGCGGCGAGAAGGAGTATCCTTATGGCAAGGCCGGTACGGGTCATGGGGGGATTATCCCTTTCGAGAAGGCAGAATGCAGAATGTAGAACGCAGAATAAATCCCATTCATAATCGATTCATAGGTGTTTTGGAGGATGTTGTCAAAAAAAACAGGAGGCTGAACAGGGAAGGAGGAAGGAGGAATAATACGCCTTCCCTCGTCCTGTATCCTTCTGTTTTTCGCCAGGTCGCTCAGTCGCTCATTCTCTTTGTCGGACTGTTTTACCCAGCTTACCGGTTTTCTCAGTGACCTCCGTGACTCTGTGGTGAAAAACATCGCGTTTATAGAAACCGTTCCTTAACCAGGACTTAAGCCTTCCTCCACCCGTCGCCAAGGCTATGGGTGGCAAGCTGCGTCCGAAGCCTGTCACGCCAGAGGCGTGACGGCCTCTGCGTTAAAATCCTTTATTTCTTTTCCATCAGGCATGCGTAAAATCCGTCACAATCGTGCAGGTGGGGCCAAAGCCGAAGCTCTCCCCTGTCGGAAAAAACATTCTGCCGCAAGTCGGGGTATTTCTCTCTCATGTCGAGGCGGTCCATATCCGCCGATCCGGCCAGAAAGCGGTCCACGACCTCTTCATTTTCTTCCTCGAGGAGAGAACAGGTGGTGTACAGCAGGCGCCCCCCGGTTTTGAGGCTGCGAGTCATGGACACCAGGAGGTCCTCCTGGACCGCTGCTATCTGTGAAATAGTTTCGGGATCCTTTTTCCACTTCCCTTCAGGGTGTCTCCGGAGAACGCCGGTACCGCTGCAGGGTACGTCCAGCAGGATGCGATCAATAGTTTTCTCCGCCAGTGGAGATGCGGCTGTGCCAAGGTCGGCAGTTAAATACCTCACGTTGCCGACACCCAGCCTTTTGAGGCTGTCGGACATCATATGGACCCTTTTGTAACTCCTGTCCGCGGCGATGATCAACGCCTGTTCTGATGTCAGCTGGGCCAGGTGTCCTGTCTTCCCTCCAGGAGCAGCACAAGCGTCCAGGATCTTCTGGCCTCGAGCCGGTTCGAGCAGCCCGGCAATGAGCTGGGCGCCCTCATCCTGAACCGTACACAGCCCCTCCTTGAAAGGTTTGAGCTCCCATGGCGGGGTACGAGCCTCAAGGACGATGGCCGTTTTAGACAGCTTCCCCGGTTTTACCGTTACCCCCTGATCCTCCAGGTCTTTCATCAGTTCGTCTCTGCTGATCCGGGAGGTATTGACCCGCAGAGTTAAAGGTGGTGTCCGGTTAAGGGCCTGCAGGATCTGTCTGGTCTCCTCCACACTTTTAAAACTCAACAGGCGTTCTACCAGCCACTGGGGTGTGGAGGTGGCAAGTTCGATATGTTTTATGGGATCGTCATCCAGGGTCGGTATTGGTGAGGATCCCTTGTCTGCAATTTTCCGAAGGATCGCGTTGACGAGGGATGAGAACCTTCGATGTCTGGAGTCCTTGATGATCTGTACAGTTTCTTTGACAGCTGCATGAGCCGGTATCTTGTGCAGATGGATAAGCTGATAGGCACCCAGCCGGAGAGCAATGAGAACAGGACCGGGAAGGACAAGGTCAGGACGGTCCAGCTTACTTTGAATGGTATGGTCAAGGAAAAGCAGATGACGGACAGTTCCTTGTGTCAATTCGGTAACAAGGGCCTTGTCCCTGAGGTCAAGCCTGGCACCATGGAAATAACTGTCGCGAAGAGCTTCCAGGGCGTCACTGCCGGCCTCCCAGGCCAGGAGGATCCGCCAGGCTGCCTTTCGTGCTCCCTCAGGAGACTGAGGTTTGCCCGGTTTCTTTTTCACTGGCAAAGGAATGCTCCGACATGAAGGTTTCGAGGGCATCGTTGACCTTGTCTACATTAACGCGAGTATTGATGCACGGCCCCTCGGGTCGCCGGATAAGAACACCAATTACCGGGATGGGATAGGTGTCCACAATACCGCTTGTAAGATCGCGCTCGCAGGCCACCCCGACAATGAGTTCCGGGTTCTTTTCCACTACCACTCTTCTTGCGAGGGACCCGCCGGTGGCCACTGTCATCTCGATCCCGAGGCGGTCCGCCATCTTCGTCAGTTCGTTGAAATCGCACTTCCCGCACTGGCGACAGTTGTTCACGGACACGGTGATCCTGTAAGGGCATATGTCTCTCTGGACACAATGAGGCAGGAGAATAAGGATCCGTTTCGGTGGTGCCTTGAAGGAGCTTGATCTCACCAGGTCGTTATTGATCTCAATGAAGGACCTTCGAATATCGTCTTTGGGGATACCGAGCAGCTTGCCCACACTCATGATGACGGGCAGAAGGTACCGAACGAGTATGCCCCTGAGCCATTTGGCACCCCAAACCTCTCGCCCTCTGAGGATAATGGCCACCAGAAACAGAATTCCGAGGGTGAATACCACCATGATGAAGCCGAATGCCCAGCCCCAGAAAACAGAAAGGCTTTTACCGAAGTTCTCATATCCACTGGACGGTATGTACCAGAGGATGAAAAGCCCCAGGGCAAAAACGATTTCCAGGCTCAGCAGGAGTCCGATGAAAAGTCTTTTACGGGGTTTAATTTTCATAGGGTCAGAACGCAGAACGCAGAATGTAGAACGTATAATTTATAAACAAGATGTTCTGCACTCCCTGCACCAGGTTTATCGAATTTGTCTTTGCCTTTTCGCACATACGCACTCACGCTCCACGCACTCACGTGCCGAGAATTTCCCCGACCTCGACTGTGTATCCGGCGAGAAATTCCGGGATGGACATTTCCCTTTTCCCTTCCGGTTTAACAGCGAGAACATCCAATGTACCACTGCCGCAGGCTACCTGGATACCATTGGTTCTGGTGGCGATGATGGTTCCCGAGGTTGCCTGGTTCAGTTCCTCCAGGGCTCGTGCTCTGGTAATGAGCAGCCTGCTGCCGGCCCTGGTGGTATATGTACCCGGCCAGGGCGAGAAACCCCGGATCCTGTTGGCGATCTGTCCTGCTGTGAAAGACCAGTCAATAAGGCCGTCTGCCTTGGTTAACAGAGGTGCGTACGTTGCCTGGGAATTGTCCTGCGGGACGGGAGGAAGCTCTCCCTGGTAAAAGCGAAGCAGGCCCTCACGCAGGAGCTGGGCCCCTATTTGTGCGAGACGAGCTCCCAACTCTCCCGCAGTTTCCTCGCTCCCTATAGCGGTGGTTTTTTGCAGAAGGATGGGGCCTGTGTCCATCCCCTCATCCATTTGCATCAAGGTCACCCCCGTCTCTTTAAAGCCCCTGGCAATGGCCCATTGGATGGGGCCGGCTCCGCGCAGTTCCGGGAGGATGGAGGCGTGGATATTGACACACCCCATTTTGGGTACCGTGAGGATGTTGGGGGGAAGTATTTTTCCGTAAGCCACGACCACAGCGATGTCAGGTTTGAGTTTGCGCAGGATCTCCTCGATCTCCGGAGTCCTGAGAGAGTTCGGGGTCATGGCCTCGATACCCCACTGCCCAACTTCTCGGGATATGGGGGAAGCAGTCATTTTCTGACCGCGGCCGGAAGCTTTAGGAGGCTGGGTGAGGACCCCGACGATCTGGCCAATGTCTCTTGAAGCGTGGAAGGAGGGGATAGCCAGCTGGGGACTCCCCATAAAAAGGATCCGCATCAGGATATTTGCGCCTTCATTTTTCGTGCCTGTCGATGGTAAATTTGGCGCCGGATGGCTGAAGTATGGTCAAGGAGCAGGCGTCCTTCAAGGTGATCCATTTCATGTTGTATGGCTACCGATAAAAAGTCCTCAGCGGTCAGCGTCTTTTCTTTGCCTTCCAGGTCCTGGTACTTGACTTCCAGAACCCGGGCTCTTTCAACTTCCACCGTGAATTCCGGGAGACTCAGGCAGCCCTCCTCGAAAGCGATCACTTCGGAAGAGTTCACGATTTCAGGGTTGAGAAAAACGATTGGATCCTTTTCTCCCAGGGCAACACCAACATCCACAACAATCATTTTCAGGGAAACGCCAACCTGTGGGGCGGCAAGGCCGACACCCGGAGCTGCGTACATGGTCTCGAGCATGTCCTCGGCCAACTTGTTTAGTTCAGCGCCTCCCGGCTCGGCAGGTTTGCATTCCCTCCGAAGGACCGGATCTGGATATGTTCTTATGGATAAAAGGGGCAATAAAACCTCCAGTGAACCGTGAACAGTGAATGGTGAACAGCTAAC
This genomic window contains:
- the rsmB gene encoding 16S rRNA (cytosine(967)-C(5))-methyltransferase RsmB — protein: MKKKPGKPQSPEGARKAAWRILLAWEAGSDALEALRDSYFHGARLDLRDKALVTELTQGTVRHLLFLDHTIQSKLDRPDLVLPGPVLIALRLGAYQLIHLHKIPAHAAVKETVQIIKDSRHRRFSSLVNAILRKIADKGSSPIPTLDDDPIKHIELATSTPQWLVERLLSFKSVEETRQILQALNRTPPLTLRVNTSRISRDELMKDLEDQGVTVKPGKLSKTAIVLEARTPPWELKPFKEGLCTVQDEGAQLIAGLLEPARGQKILDACAAPGGKTGHLAQLTSEQALIIAADRSYKRVHMMSDSLKRLGVGNVRYLTADLGTAASPLAEKTIDRILLDVPCSGTGVLRRHPEGKWKKDPETISQIAAVQEDLLVSMTRSLKTGGRLLYTTCSLLEEENEEVVDRFLAGSADMDRLDMREKYPDLRQNVFSDRGELRLWPHLHDCDGFYACLMEKK
- a CDS encoding DUF116 domain-containing protein translates to MKIKPRKRLFIGLLLSLEIVFALGLFILWYIPSSGYENFGKSLSVFWGWAFGFIMVVFTLGILFLVAIILRGREVWGAKWLRGILVRYLLPVIMSVGKLLGIPKDDIRRSFIEINNDLVRSSSFKAPPKRILILLPHCVQRDICPYRITVSVNNCRQCGKCDFNELTKMADRLGIEMTVATGGSLARRVVVEKNPELIVGVACERDLTSGIVDTYPIPVIGVLIRRPEGPCINTRVNVDKVNDALETFMSEHSFASEKETGQTSVS
- the fmt gene encoding methionyl-tRNA formyltransferase yields the protein MRILFMGSPQLAIPSFHASRDIGQIVGVLTQPPKASGRGQKMTASPISREVGQWGIEAMTPNSLRTPEIEEILRKLKPDIAVVVAYGKILPPNILTVPKMGCVNIHASILPELRGAGPIQWAIARGFKETGVTLMQMDEGMDTGPILLQKTTAIGSEETAGELGARLAQIGAQLLREGLLRFYQGELPPVPQDNSQATYAPLLTKADGLIDWSFTAGQIANRIRGFSPWPGTYTTRAGSRLLITRARALEELNQATSGTIIATRTNGIQVACGSGTLDVLAVKPEGKREMSIPEFLAGYTVEVGEILGT
- the def gene encoding peptide deformylase, with the translated sequence MPLLSIRTYPDPVLRRECKPAEPGGAELNKLAEDMLETMYAAPGVGLAAPQVGVSLKMIVVDVGVALGEKDPIVFLNPEIVNSSEVIAFEEGCLSLPEFTVEVERARVLEVKYQDLEGKEKTLTAEDFLSVAIQHEMDHLEGRLLLDHTSAIRRQIYHRQARKMKAQIS